DNA sequence from the Juglans microcarpa x Juglans regia isolate MS1-56 chromosome 5S, Jm3101_v1.0, whole genome shotgun sequence genome:
tgagaaggaaatataTAAGATTACTTGAAAATAGTTGTGTTGCCAAACAAACCATTATTCTCCATGCTGTCTAGATATTCTAAAATTTGTAGACAAGCTCTCCACAAAATTGTGCATACTTCAATTGTTctagatgaaaattttcatgcCATCCAATTTTCTCTGTGAACACAATATTTTTAAGCTTGGAAAGCAACTTTAAGTACATATTTAAGATTGCGGTGGGAAATATAACTGATAACTTTAAGACTTAATAGTTTATAGCTTAAGTAATAACTCTAACTATTAAAACACTCTTTACTGtttggtatatatatgtaactatatgtttaaaggactttcaaacatgttacatttgtttggaaacaaatttaaaaaagtctTTTTTGAGGTATAAATGACATAAaagatcatttaatttttaaagattatgattatatcttttaaagtttgaaggttgtaattatctgaaagtTGTATGTGTATTTTCGTCTattgacaatatttttaaaattagaattacGTTCCACATTATCCCGAAAAACATGTCTgaggaaaaatatcaaaatgatgCTTTTCTTCAAATAgactttttagcttatttgagactaaaaagtactttaatatgtaacactcaaacaattcaaattttaaattaaagagtttttaaggccatttaaatattttttaaaactcctaATGCAATCGCAAATAGGCCTTAAATAACCCAAAATATGCAATTTGGAATCCTCCCCCGTAGAAGTTTTTAAGCTAAATGTTGACAACAATTTGAGACCATACCACCACCTTTCTTGTCATATATAACAGCTTCTATATATGGCTTTAGAGAATTGCTACTATGTCCTAGTTATACCGCTTACTTTGTCTCATTGATGTGACCCCATATAATGGTGGTACGTggtttatttaatatatatatataaataaaatggcgtctgaaaacacaaaaaaacaaaaattgatacCCTAAGTTCACTCTACCActtttatatttgtgttttcaacttttttaataaatcatgtaGTATTTCTCATAGCTTTCAAAGAGAAACAACACTCAACTTAGGCTTGGGATAATTAATCAGCATAATTAGAGAAATAGTAAATAAGGTAAAGACCAATTTAGTCATTGGACCCCCTCTTCCCAGAAACTCATCCATGTAACCCTCCAACTCAAGATCTCATCAAGTTCAACGAATTTATTGCAATTACGGACACTTACTCTTAGAGCTTGTTTGGGAATATAACTATTCTAAGgtattttcaaattcaacattttctctttcatttctcaaaattcaaaaaaacatcttaactacaattatttcactactattcataaatattctaaaatattcttaatatctgATTGAGCCCTTACTGTATGCAACAATGTGCTGAAAAAATATAGCATCAATCAATCCGAATGAAAGGAGAAGCCTTGATGAATTTATTCTTGATAAGGCTaggatttaagaaaattatctTGGAGGAAAATTCTCAGATAGTAGCCACTTGATCCAAAAGCTTAAACTGAtaggaaaatataaatttaattatttgtattatatttttaacaattccCTTAATGCGCGTGTGACCCAAACTCTCCCTCAACGAGTGAGATGAGGTAAAGTGTAGAGTTAGGATTCGAACTCAGGATCTTTGCTATGCATGATGACTTATGAAATTACAATTTGTCCAAAAAACTTAAGCTAATAGGAagatttagatttaattatttatattatatttttaacagtAGAACTTGCTCTCACGAACGAATACTAGCCCCAAGCCTTGGGCGAATTTTAGTGATCACAAGGTTAGAGAGCCATCTAGATTCCTCCTTATAATTCAGAGTGTAACTAAAGGATACTAACAGCCTAGTTTGTAATATTTTCGGCATCAGATTAATAAACCTTATCTCATTTGcataaataataacaacaataacaataacgTTCCCCCCACCAGCTTGTGAGTGATACCCTGCTTTCCTTGTCTCCCATGAAAGGAATCccactttaaaaagaaaaggtatggaaaaaagaagaataaatgtTAAGGCTGAAGAGGCATTTGCCCAAAGAACACGGCTAATCTCTTTTCATGCATTTCCTAAACCTTTTTATCCCTATTCCCCCTTTCTTCAACTAGAGTTCTAAAGATACATGCTAATAAAGCGAGGGAATTAGTTGCTTATAAGAATTCATCCCATCCTCTCCTCTAAAATCATCTGTAGCAAAGTTCTGAATTccgaaaggaaaataataaaaaatggcGAAACACTTGGGGTTTCTGTTCTGCATCTTGATCATAGTCATGGACATTGTGGCCGGAATACTTGGCATTGAGGCCGAAATCGCTCAAAACAAGGTTATTTGCTGAACTAAATCCACAAACTGATCATATCGTATTGATAAGTCTTGTATTCATGTTTCCcttctttaattaatatataggtGAAACATTTGAGGGTGTGGATATTCGAGTGTAGAGATCCAAGCTATCAGGCTTTCAAGCTGGGGTTGGCTGCAGCAATTTTTTTGGCCCTTGCTCACACCATCGGTAACTTGGTTAGTGGGTGCATTTGCGTTTGGTCCAAGCAAGATTTCGCCAACTCCTCAGCTAACAAGCAATTAGCGGTTGCTTCACTCATTTTCTCTTGGTAGGTGCTCGATCTTGCATTGCTTCATGATTTTTGGATACACGCAACCTTGTTTTTCCCATTAAATTAAATAACCTCATGAACATGATGAAACATGTTTACCTTTGTCATGATGACATGCGCGCGCGAACCACCAGGATCGTATTAGCTGTCGGATTGTCGATGCTGATCATAGGAACATTGGCGAATTCGAGATCAAGAAAATCGTGTGGAATAGCTCACCAACGACTCCTGTCTATAGGAGGGATTTTGTGTTTCGTCCACGGAATGTTCACGGTCGCCTACTACGTGTCCGCCAAAGCCGCAGCAAGAGATGAAAAGGAGCGAAGAAACCATCCCGGATCAGGTGCTGCAGCCCGTGCTTAGAATGCCCTATCTCCTGATCTCTTTTTTGGCTTCTTTCATACGATCATCACAAGATTGCCTTTGCCAGATTGGGTTttagacataatttttttttttttgttaacaaGATTTGCGTTGATGACGTATTTGACTGTAAATGCTAACTGGAAATGACAATAGATCGGATCGACGGATCCCACAAAtgggtattatatatatttggtttgtaCGCCCTTACATTGATATTGCAAGAAAGAGATGGTCCATCCGATCATGGCTGAAAAGGACCAATATTTAATTGGTTTCATGTCTAATGTAAACACAAGCCAAAAAGATTACATCGTCtaacattttaaattatatgtacaTCTTCATCCCAATTAAGTTCTAAGATAAGGCGAAACTTTCCCATAGATTGCTTTATGATGCCTTTTGACTGTCAACATATATTTTAACGTACGGCTTTTGACTTTCAGCAaggaatagaaaataaagagaaattagaATGATCATGGTGTAATTgagatgtgtttcttcctattc
Encoded proteins:
- the LOC121268183 gene encoding uncharacterized protein LOC121268183 encodes the protein MAKHLGFLFCILIIVMDIVAGILGIEAEIAQNKVKHLRVWIFECRDPSYQAFKLGLAAAIFLALAHTIGNLVSGCICVWSKQDFANSSANKQLAVASLIFSWIVLAVGLSMLIIGTLANSRSRKSCGIAHQRLLSIGGILCFVHGMFTVAYYVSAKAAARDEKERRNHPGSGAAARA